One genomic window of Mycteria americana isolate JAX WOST 10 ecotype Jacksonville Zoo and Gardens chromosome 6, USCA_MyAme_1.0, whole genome shotgun sequence includes the following:
- the LCOR gene encoding ligand-dependent corepressor isoform X4, with translation MQRMIRQFAAEYTSKNSSTQDSSQPNSTKNQSLLKASLVASSPTAATAQNPVLSKLLMADQDSPLDLTVRKSQSEPSEQDGVLDLSTKKSPCAGSTSLSHSPGCSSTPGNGEDAAETIAIDSNNQPKSPLEKFMVRLCTHHQKQFIRVLNDIYTEVQPDSEGQQLSESESMEASTCGSGCSQRSTENQDKGATCTESKPPSSLDPGQSGTDGPLHVTGQAPKQPAELKSLDRAESSSPALRRDFSELPITRLRSASPKDSSTQGYLSTLNSSSLNFHHAAKSLEGQQAAGHEQEAGVRKCEDNKEQLAGKTLVEGYISVKMANVNGSEDSLDSCLGSQKNSFRALPEESWDPGFAVTPPRRADKENTLQCSSKASLHQDLDAKEQDARPKQENHLHAVAKGKAGCHLHPADKGPLDKSKEGWLPAGAAPAAHRTPGGHPRAKATSLRSTRKSKKASGLRINDYDNQCDVVYISQPITECHFESQRSVSSRKTARKSTRGYYFNGECCELPTVRTLVKSSRAEERGSSPALRTETLVSAKPPLVLSVGGSAGAGREGEKRVSLRLLAKGAPTSREAKERAEPSSVQPRDTRALRSREAAMAVPFFSLSAPPSPQKEEGSAGSPPPGSPPAEGGGTRAGGTVPWEAVSSLGSSADGSGGGQAADFAALPVSEAPSEEKGCPGSDVQTDPDLPPSPEPKSLLQPSAAADTAPPAHDGARDPAQLPGAGDAEPCGLRPAEPSPHSPGQQAPDEPPATADGGSPPEPPATLQCVDVNKSIDAEPEAELSGMAGDGSLEQEEAVPASTALPEISEGEAVLNNSPAAEKEPIEGETPPEPDGSDTARKDCVSSKDSLDKKRKKGRRVLVASDRRLRSQQSQSPAEGSAEDSGSSSSVQLPCLQIKLSKSSGAKRFKREVHLDGAASMHFPNDCFPNALLKTSEEPGTGQAPESIAEQRPGEENGVTTRQTYKSFLAKETAAEGENSSKDDPPANGSQSQPDEMLEISVQADSEKQSILLPPESSMPANDAEQVDVKPGNASAKDEESSNGAMDTGKLESYELVANSPPCPSSRGGSKHLPAKTAKHKKVALQFYNLRHAPTSVDTAKKSTPGKESMQATPKPRDECSSGNDDSLALEDIDMADSKPKFMEWCAEEENQELIAEFNAQYMKVQKGWIQLEKEVQPTPKVKNKADKLKEIWKSKKRTRKSRGSLEVQKLSPVQMLFMKAFKLSDICQWFLETTETRSLVIVKKLNTRLPGEMPPIKVPMQKYSSSSLYPSSLQAERLKKHLKKFAATTPARNNLKNQKLWAKIRENADKAEAEEATAPSQPSPTDASAEDLSEDKTIQPAPSLPTQASTRILRKYSNLRGKLRAQHRMVKAEKKSDGLGDHLSLESKQSRKSVCINPLMSPKLALQIKADAFPAKSPSVDGAGKGRKGKSRSQEDPSPKADLQLSRKKRTLKESGSTQERSGSSTKDKLPAKKASKIKHSEVSAKAPATRKQAAMERSNKLARKMSLKEKRAPKRQLEKVRLSMRKGKENTSRRAVLPAGHEELAKSPKQKPLGESSTRSQKLANKKPSGGKTLTRSMKKMQESSGSQGKRKLRAKVDCSHSKRSRLDPK, from the coding sequence TGAGGATGCAGCAGAGACAATAGCAATAGACTCTAACAATCAGCCGAAGTCTCCACTGGAAAAGTTTATGGTCAGACTGTGTACGCATCACCAGAAGCAATTCATTCGTGTGCTAAACGACATATACACTGAAGTACAACCAGACTCTGAAGGCCAGCAGTTGTCTGAATCCGAGAGCATGGAGGCCTCTACTTGTGGCTCTGGTTGTAGCCAGCGAAGCACTGAAAATCAGGATAAGGGTGCTACTTGTACTGAATCAAAGCCCCCTTCTTCCTTGGACCCAGGACAGTCGGGGACTGATGGCCCCCTGCATGTTACAGGACAAGCCCCGAAGCAGCCAGCGGAGCTCAAGTCTCTGGACAGAGCAGAGAGCTCCAGTCCTGCTTTGAGAAGGGACTTCTCCGAGCTCCCCATCACCAGGCTTCGTTCTGCTAGTCCAAAGGATAGCTCCACCCAAGGATACCTCAGCACGTTGAACTCTTCCTCTTTGAATTTCCATCATGCTGCAAAGAGCCTGGAAGGGCAGCAAGCTGCTGGACACGAGCAAGAAGCCGGTGTCAGAAAGTGTGAGGACAATAAAGAGCAGCTAGCAGGTAAGACTCTCGTGGAAGGTTATATCTCGGTCAAAATGGCAAATGTGAATGGCAGCGAGGACAGCTTAGACAGCTGTCTGGGGTCCCAAAAGAACTCTTTCAGAGCTCTGCCGGAAGAGTCCTGGGATCCCGGCTTTGCGGTGACCCCCCCTCGCAGAGCCGACAAAGAGAACACTTTGCAATGCAGCTCGAAAGCATCTTTGCACCAGGACTTAGACGCAAAAGAACAAGATGCGAGACCAAAGCAAGAAAACCACCTGCACGCCGTGGCCAAGGGCAAGGCAGGCTGCCACCTGCACCCGGCTGACAAGGGCCCGCTCGACAAGTCCAAAgagggctggctgcctgccgGCGCCGCACCAGCCGCCCACCGGACCCCCGGCGGGCACCCCCGCGCCAAGGCAACCTCCCTCAGATCCACTCGGAAGAGCAAGAAGGCGTCGGGGCTGAGGATCAACGACTATGACAACCAGTGCGACGTGGTCTACATCAGCCAGCCCATCACCGAGTGCCATTTCGAGAGCCAGCGGTCGGTGTCGTCCCGCAAGACGGCGAGGAAGAGCACGCGGGGGTACTACTTCAACGGGGAGTGCTGCGAGCTCCCGACTGTCCGCACGCTGGTTAAGAGCTCCCGGGcggaggagaggggcagcagcccGGCGCTGCGAACAGAGACCCTCGTAAGCGCTAAGCCACCGCTGGTGCTCTCGGTGGGGGGGTCTGCAGGGGCAGGAcgggaaggagagaagagggtTTCCCTGAGGCTCCTGGCTAAAGGGGCACCAACCAGCCGAGAAGCGAAAGAGAGAGCTGAACCGAGCTCTGTGCAGCCCCGGGATACCCGGGCGCTGCGGTCGAGGGAAGCTGCCATGGCCGTgcccttcttctccctctctgctccacCCAGCCCCCAGAAAGAGGAAGGCTCGGCCGGctcgccgccccccggctcccctcccgCCGAAGGAGGGGGGACGAGAGCGGGAGGCACTGTCCCGTGGGAGGCTGTCAGCAGCCTGGGCTCCTCCGCGGATGGCAGTGGCGGCGGGCAGGCTGCCGATTTTGCTGCTCTTCCCGTCTCAGAAGCACCCAGCGAGGAGAAAGGTTGCCCAGGCTCTGATGTACAAACTGATCCGGACCTCCCCCCCAGCCCGGAGCCAAAGTCCCTCTTGCAGCCCTCCGCCGCTGCGGACACAGCACCCCCGGCCCATGATGGTGCCAGGGATCCTGCCCAGCTTCCAGGTGCGGGAGACGCGGAGCCTTGCGGGCTGCGTCCGGCAGAGCCCTCCCCACACTCTCCAGGCCAGCAGGCTCCTGATGAGCCCCCTGCCACTGCGGATGGGGggagccccccagagccccctgcCACCTTGCAGTGTGTGGATGTGAACAAAAGCATCGATGCTGAACCAGAAGCCGAATTATCGGGCATGGCGGGTGACGGCTCCCTTGAGCAAGAGGAGGCTGTGCCAGCCAGCACGGCCCTCCCCGAAATCTCGGAAGGGGAGGCAGTGCTGAACAACAGcccagcagctgaaaaagagCCCATTGAAGGGGAAACGCCGCCTGAACCCGACGGCTCGGACACTGCAAGGAAAGACTGTGTTTCTTCCAAAGACAGTCTAGACAAGAAGCGAAAGAAAGGCAGGAGGGTGCTTGTGGCATCAGACCGGCGTCTCCGAAGCCAGCAATCCCAGTCACCCGCCGAGGGCAGTGCTGAGGACTCTGGTTCTTCCAGCTCTGTGCAGCTTCCTTGCCTTCAGATCAAACTCTCCAAGAGCTCTGGCGCTAAGCGATTCAAGAGGGAAGTGCACCTGGATGGGGCAGCATCCATGCACTTCCCAAACGACTGCTTCCCCAACGCGCTGCTCAAAACCAGCGAGGAGCCAGGCACCGGCCAGGCTCCAGAGAGCATCGCTGAGCAGCGGCCAGGCGAGGAGAATGGTGTCACTACCAGACAAACCTATAAAAGCTTCTTAGCAAAAGAGACTGCGGCAGAGGGAGAAAATTCCTCTAAAGACGACCCCCCTGCTAACGGCAGTCAAAGTCAACCAGATGAGATGCTGGAAATCAGCGTCCAGGCTGATTCTGAGAAGCAAAGCATTCTCCTCCCTCCAGAGAGCAGCATGCCTGCAAATGATGCCGAGCAAGTGGATGTGAAACCAGGCAATGCCAGCGCAAAGGACGAGGAGAGCTCCAACGGTGCCATGGACACGGGCAAGCTGGAGAGCTACGAGCTGGTGGCCAATTCACCTCCGTGtcccagcagcagaggtggaagcAAGCATCTTCCAGCAAAGACTGCGAAGCATAAAAAGGTCGCCCTGCAGTTTTATAACTTAAGACACGCACCCACATCCGTGGACACTGCAAAAAAGAGCACACCAGGGAAGGAGTCTATGCAAGCGACCCCCAAACCGAGGGACGAATGCAGTTCAGGGAATGACGACTCCCTGGCGTTGGAGGACATAGACATGGCTGACAGCAAACCAAAGTTCATGGAGTGGTGTGCTGAAGAGGAGAACCAGGAACTCATTGCCGAGTTCAACGCCCAGTACATGAAAGTTCAGAAGGGCTGGAttcagctggagaaggaggtgcaGCCAACCCCCAAGGTAAAGAACAAAGCCGACAAACTGAAAGAGAtttggaaaagcaagaaaaggacaCGGAAAAGTAGAGGCTCGCTGGAAGTGCAGAAGCTTTCTCCTGTCCAGATGCTGTTTATGAAGGCCTTTAAGCTGTCCGACATCTGCCAGTGGTTTCTGGAGACGACTGAAACCAGGTCTCTAGTGATCGTGAAAAAACTCAACACCCGTCTCCCAGGAGAGATGCCCCCCATCAAAGTCCCCATGCAGAAATATTCCTCTTCCAGTCTCTATCCCAGCTCACTGCAAGCTGAACGTTTGAAAAAACACCTCAAGAAGTTCGCCGCCACTACCCCGGCTCGGAATAACCTGAAGAACCAAAAGCTTTGGGCCAAAATTCGGGAGAACGCCGATaaagcagaggctgaagaagccactgctcccagccagccGTCTCCCACCGACGCCAGTGCCGAGGACCTGAGCGAAGACAAAACCATCCAGCCTGCCCCCAGCTTGCCCACGCAGGCCAGCACCAGGATCCTGCGCAAGTACTCTAACCTGCGCGGCAAGCTGCGAGCCCAGCACCGCATGGTGAAGGCAGAGAAGAAGAGCGATGGTCTGGGGGACCACCTGTCCCTGGAGAGCAAGCAGAGCCGGAAAAGCGTGTGCATCAACCCACTGATGTCTCCAAAGTTGGCCTTGCAGATCAAAGCAGACGCCTTTCCTGCTAAATCTCCATCAGTGGatggggcggggaaggggcggaaGGGGAAGAGCAGGTCCCAGGAGGACCCCTCGCCCAAAGCTGATCTCCAGCTCAGCAGGAAGAAGAGGACGCTGAAGGAGAGCGGGAGCACCCAGGAGCGGTCTGGCTCCTCCACCAAGGACAAGCTGCCTGCCAAGAAGGCCAGTAAAATAAAGCATTCGGAGGTCAGCGCGAAAGCTCCTGCCACCCGAAAGCAGGCTGCCATGGAGAGGAGCAATAAGCTGGctagaaaaatgtctttgaaagagAAGAGAGCCCcgaaaaggcagctggagaaggTGCGGCTCTCCATGCGGAAGGGCAAGGAGAACACGAGCAGACGGGCCGTGCTGCCCGCCGGCCACGAGGAGCTGGCCAAGTCCCCAAAGCAGAAGCCCCTGGGGGAGTCCTCCACGCGGTCGCAGAAGCTGGCCAACAAGAAGCCCAGCGGTGGGAAGACCCTGACGAGGTCCATGAAGAAGATGCAGGAGAGCAGCGGGTCACAGGGCAAGAGGAAGCTGAGGGCAAAAGTGGACTGTTCGCACAGCAAGCGCTCGCGACTGGATCCGAAATAG
- the LCOR gene encoding ligand-dependent corepressor isoform X5, whose product MVRLCTHHQKQFIRVLNDIYTEVQPDSEGQQLSESESMEASTCGSGCSQRSTENQDKGATCTESKPPSSLDPGQSGTDGPLHVTGQAPKQPAELKSLDRAESSSPALRRDFSELPITRLRSASPKDSSTQGYLSTLNSSSLNFHHAAKSLEGQQAAGHEQEAGVRKCEDNKEQLAGKTLVEGYISVKMANVNGSEDSLDSCLGSQKNSFRALPEESWDPGFAVTPPRRADKENTLQCSSKASLHQDLDAKEQDARPKQENHLHAVAKGKAGCHLHPADKGPLDKSKEGWLPAGAAPAAHRTPGGHPRAKATSLRSTRKSKKASGLRINDYDNQCDVVYISQPITECHFESQRSVSSRKTARKSTRGYYFNGECCELPTVRTLVKSSRAEERGSSPALRTETLVSAKPPLVLSVGGSAGAGREGEKRVSLRLLAKGAPTSREAKERAEPSSVQPRDTRALRSREAAMAVPFFSLSAPPSPQKEEGSAGSPPPGSPPAEGGGTRAGGTVPWEAVSSLGSSADGSGGGQAADFAALPVSEAPSEEKGCPGSDVQTDPDLPPSPEPKSLLQPSAAADTAPPAHDGARDPAQLPGAGDAEPCGLRPAEPSPHSPGQQAPDEPPATADGGSPPEPPATLQCVDVNKSIDAEPEAELSGMAGDGSLEQEEAVPASTALPEISEGEAVLNNSPAAEKEPIEGETPPEPDGSDTARKDCVSSKDSLDKKRKKGRRVLVASDRRLRSQQSQSPAEGSAEDSGSSSSVQLPCLQIKLSKSSGAKRFKREVHLDGAASMHFPNDCFPNALLKTSEEPGTGQAPESIAEQRPGEENGVTTRQTYKSFLAKETAAEGENSSKDDPPANGSQSQPDEMLEISVQADSEKQSILLPPESSMPANDAEQVDVKPGNASAKDEESSNGAMDTGKLESYELVANSPPCPSSRGGSKHLPAKTAKHKKVALQFYNLRHAPTSVDTAKKSTPGKESMQATPKPRDECSSGNDDSLALEDIDMADSKPKFMEWCAEEENQELIAEFNAQYMKVQKGWIQLEKEVQPTPKVKNKADKLKEIWKSKKRTRKSRGSLEVQKLSPVQMLFMKAFKLSDICQWFLETTETRSLVIVKKLNTRLPGEMPPIKVPMQKYSSSSLYPSSLQAERLKKHLKKFAATTPARNNLKNQKLWAKIRENADKAEAEEATAPSQPSPTDASAEDLSEDKTIQPAPSLPTQASTRILRKYSNLRGKLRAQHRMVKAEKKSDGLGDHLSLESKQSRKSVCINPLMSPKLALQIKADAFPAKSPSVDGAGKGRKGKSRSQEDPSPKADLQLSRKKRTLKESGSTQERSGSSTKDKLPAKKASKIKHSEVSAKAPATRKQAAMERSNKLARKMSLKEKRAPKRQLEKVRLSMRKGKENTSRRAVLPAGHEELAKSPKQKPLGESSTRSQKLANKKPSGGKTLTRSMKKMQESSGSQGKRKLRAKVDCSHSKRSRLDPK is encoded by the coding sequence ATGGTCAGACTGTGTACGCATCACCAGAAGCAATTCATTCGTGTGCTAAACGACATATACACTGAAGTACAACCAGACTCTGAAGGCCAGCAGTTGTCTGAATCCGAGAGCATGGAGGCCTCTACTTGTGGCTCTGGTTGTAGCCAGCGAAGCACTGAAAATCAGGATAAGGGTGCTACTTGTACTGAATCAAAGCCCCCTTCTTCCTTGGACCCAGGACAGTCGGGGACTGATGGCCCCCTGCATGTTACAGGACAAGCCCCGAAGCAGCCAGCGGAGCTCAAGTCTCTGGACAGAGCAGAGAGCTCCAGTCCTGCTTTGAGAAGGGACTTCTCCGAGCTCCCCATCACCAGGCTTCGTTCTGCTAGTCCAAAGGATAGCTCCACCCAAGGATACCTCAGCACGTTGAACTCTTCCTCTTTGAATTTCCATCATGCTGCAAAGAGCCTGGAAGGGCAGCAAGCTGCTGGACACGAGCAAGAAGCCGGTGTCAGAAAGTGTGAGGACAATAAAGAGCAGCTAGCAGGTAAGACTCTCGTGGAAGGTTATATCTCGGTCAAAATGGCAAATGTGAATGGCAGCGAGGACAGCTTAGACAGCTGTCTGGGGTCCCAAAAGAACTCTTTCAGAGCTCTGCCGGAAGAGTCCTGGGATCCCGGCTTTGCGGTGACCCCCCCTCGCAGAGCCGACAAAGAGAACACTTTGCAATGCAGCTCGAAAGCATCTTTGCACCAGGACTTAGACGCAAAAGAACAAGATGCGAGACCAAAGCAAGAAAACCACCTGCACGCCGTGGCCAAGGGCAAGGCAGGCTGCCACCTGCACCCGGCTGACAAGGGCCCGCTCGACAAGTCCAAAgagggctggctgcctgccgGCGCCGCACCAGCCGCCCACCGGACCCCCGGCGGGCACCCCCGCGCCAAGGCAACCTCCCTCAGATCCACTCGGAAGAGCAAGAAGGCGTCGGGGCTGAGGATCAACGACTATGACAACCAGTGCGACGTGGTCTACATCAGCCAGCCCATCACCGAGTGCCATTTCGAGAGCCAGCGGTCGGTGTCGTCCCGCAAGACGGCGAGGAAGAGCACGCGGGGGTACTACTTCAACGGGGAGTGCTGCGAGCTCCCGACTGTCCGCACGCTGGTTAAGAGCTCCCGGGcggaggagaggggcagcagcccGGCGCTGCGAACAGAGACCCTCGTAAGCGCTAAGCCACCGCTGGTGCTCTCGGTGGGGGGGTCTGCAGGGGCAGGAcgggaaggagagaagagggtTTCCCTGAGGCTCCTGGCTAAAGGGGCACCAACCAGCCGAGAAGCGAAAGAGAGAGCTGAACCGAGCTCTGTGCAGCCCCGGGATACCCGGGCGCTGCGGTCGAGGGAAGCTGCCATGGCCGTgcccttcttctccctctctgctccacCCAGCCCCCAGAAAGAGGAAGGCTCGGCCGGctcgccgccccccggctcccctcccgCCGAAGGAGGGGGGACGAGAGCGGGAGGCACTGTCCCGTGGGAGGCTGTCAGCAGCCTGGGCTCCTCCGCGGATGGCAGTGGCGGCGGGCAGGCTGCCGATTTTGCTGCTCTTCCCGTCTCAGAAGCACCCAGCGAGGAGAAAGGTTGCCCAGGCTCTGATGTACAAACTGATCCGGACCTCCCCCCCAGCCCGGAGCCAAAGTCCCTCTTGCAGCCCTCCGCCGCTGCGGACACAGCACCCCCGGCCCATGATGGTGCCAGGGATCCTGCCCAGCTTCCAGGTGCGGGAGACGCGGAGCCTTGCGGGCTGCGTCCGGCAGAGCCCTCCCCACACTCTCCAGGCCAGCAGGCTCCTGATGAGCCCCCTGCCACTGCGGATGGGGggagccccccagagccccctgcCACCTTGCAGTGTGTGGATGTGAACAAAAGCATCGATGCTGAACCAGAAGCCGAATTATCGGGCATGGCGGGTGACGGCTCCCTTGAGCAAGAGGAGGCTGTGCCAGCCAGCACGGCCCTCCCCGAAATCTCGGAAGGGGAGGCAGTGCTGAACAACAGcccagcagctgaaaaagagCCCATTGAAGGGGAAACGCCGCCTGAACCCGACGGCTCGGACACTGCAAGGAAAGACTGTGTTTCTTCCAAAGACAGTCTAGACAAGAAGCGAAAGAAAGGCAGGAGGGTGCTTGTGGCATCAGACCGGCGTCTCCGAAGCCAGCAATCCCAGTCACCCGCCGAGGGCAGTGCTGAGGACTCTGGTTCTTCCAGCTCTGTGCAGCTTCCTTGCCTTCAGATCAAACTCTCCAAGAGCTCTGGCGCTAAGCGATTCAAGAGGGAAGTGCACCTGGATGGGGCAGCATCCATGCACTTCCCAAACGACTGCTTCCCCAACGCGCTGCTCAAAACCAGCGAGGAGCCAGGCACCGGCCAGGCTCCAGAGAGCATCGCTGAGCAGCGGCCAGGCGAGGAGAATGGTGTCACTACCAGACAAACCTATAAAAGCTTCTTAGCAAAAGAGACTGCGGCAGAGGGAGAAAATTCCTCTAAAGACGACCCCCCTGCTAACGGCAGTCAAAGTCAACCAGATGAGATGCTGGAAATCAGCGTCCAGGCTGATTCTGAGAAGCAAAGCATTCTCCTCCCTCCAGAGAGCAGCATGCCTGCAAATGATGCCGAGCAAGTGGATGTGAAACCAGGCAATGCCAGCGCAAAGGACGAGGAGAGCTCCAACGGTGCCATGGACACGGGCAAGCTGGAGAGCTACGAGCTGGTGGCCAATTCACCTCCGTGtcccagcagcagaggtggaagcAAGCATCTTCCAGCAAAGACTGCGAAGCATAAAAAGGTCGCCCTGCAGTTTTATAACTTAAGACACGCACCCACATCCGTGGACACTGCAAAAAAGAGCACACCAGGGAAGGAGTCTATGCAAGCGACCCCCAAACCGAGGGACGAATGCAGTTCAGGGAATGACGACTCCCTGGCGTTGGAGGACATAGACATGGCTGACAGCAAACCAAAGTTCATGGAGTGGTGTGCTGAAGAGGAGAACCAGGAACTCATTGCCGAGTTCAACGCCCAGTACATGAAAGTTCAGAAGGGCTGGAttcagctggagaaggaggtgcaGCCAACCCCCAAGGTAAAGAACAAAGCCGACAAACTGAAAGAGAtttggaaaagcaagaaaaggacaCGGAAAAGTAGAGGCTCGCTGGAAGTGCAGAAGCTTTCTCCTGTCCAGATGCTGTTTATGAAGGCCTTTAAGCTGTCCGACATCTGCCAGTGGTTTCTGGAGACGACTGAAACCAGGTCTCTAGTGATCGTGAAAAAACTCAACACCCGTCTCCCAGGAGAGATGCCCCCCATCAAAGTCCCCATGCAGAAATATTCCTCTTCCAGTCTCTATCCCAGCTCACTGCAAGCTGAACGTTTGAAAAAACACCTCAAGAAGTTCGCCGCCACTACCCCGGCTCGGAATAACCTGAAGAACCAAAAGCTTTGGGCCAAAATTCGGGAGAACGCCGATaaagcagaggctgaagaagccactgctcccagccagccGTCTCCCACCGACGCCAGTGCCGAGGACCTGAGCGAAGACAAAACCATCCAGCCTGCCCCCAGCTTGCCCACGCAGGCCAGCACCAGGATCCTGCGCAAGTACTCTAACCTGCGCGGCAAGCTGCGAGCCCAGCACCGCATGGTGAAGGCAGAGAAGAAGAGCGATGGTCTGGGGGACCACCTGTCCCTGGAGAGCAAGCAGAGCCGGAAAAGCGTGTGCATCAACCCACTGATGTCTCCAAAGTTGGCCTTGCAGATCAAAGCAGACGCCTTTCCTGCTAAATCTCCATCAGTGGatggggcggggaaggggcggaaGGGGAAGAGCAGGTCCCAGGAGGACCCCTCGCCCAAAGCTGATCTCCAGCTCAGCAGGAAGAAGAGGACGCTGAAGGAGAGCGGGAGCACCCAGGAGCGGTCTGGCTCCTCCACCAAGGACAAGCTGCCTGCCAAGAAGGCCAGTAAAATAAAGCATTCGGAGGTCAGCGCGAAAGCTCCTGCCACCCGAAAGCAGGCTGCCATGGAGAGGAGCAATAAGCTGGctagaaaaatgtctttgaaagagAAGAGAGCCCcgaaaaggcagctggagaaggTGCGGCTCTCCATGCGGAAGGGCAAGGAGAACACGAGCAGACGGGCCGTGCTGCCCGCCGGCCACGAGGAGCTGGCCAAGTCCCCAAAGCAGAAGCCCCTGGGGGAGTCCTCCACGCGGTCGCAGAAGCTGGCCAACAAGAAGCCCAGCGGTGGGAAGACCCTGACGAGGTCCATGAAGAAGATGCAGGAGAGCAGCGGGTCACAGGGCAAGAGGAAGCTGAGGGCAAAAGTGGACTGTTCGCACAGCAAGCGCTCGCGACTGGATCCGAAATAG